One window from the genome of Streptomyces sp. NBC_01476 encodes:
- a CDS encoding DUF5133 domain-containing protein, translating to MMWANPAVLQELIERYERLTAQAEGGGATPQVTSQLRDTAYTLCVSTGTRDVEAALRAARRRLDGAEEAGGHSTAGAV from the coding sequence ATGATGTGGGCAAACCCTGCGGTGCTGCAGGAACTGATCGAGCGTTACGAACGGCTCACCGCGCAGGCCGAGGGCGGGGGCGCGACACCGCAGGTGACCAGCCAGTTGCGGGACACCGCCTACACGCTGTGCGTGTCCACCGGTACGCGGGACGTCGAGGCGGCGCTGCGTGCCGCGCGGCGCAGGCTGGACGGTGCGGAGGAGGCGGGAGGGCACAGCACGGCGGGCGCGGTCTGA
- a CDS encoding DUF5133 domain-containing protein codes for MIWASPTTLRTLVERYERLRQLELAGPPEPQLLAKLRDTAHTLCLSTGTRHAGLALAVARDHLARSTAEAATAA; via the coding sequence ATGATCTGGGCCAGCCCCACCACACTGCGGACGCTCGTCGAACGCTACGAGCGGCTGCGTCAGCTGGAGCTCGCGGGTCCGCCCGAGCCCCAGCTCCTCGCCAAGCTGCGCGACACCGCCCACACCCTCTGCCTCAGCACCGGCACCCGCCATGCCGGCCTCGCCCTCGCCGTGGCCCGCGACCACCTCGCCCGCTCCACCGCCGAAGCCGCGACGGCCGCGTAG
- a CDS encoding MOSC and FAD-binding oxidoreductase domain-containing protein — translation MATLLSLNVGKPKDVSWSGRTVHTGIWKAPVEGPRMVRRLNIDGDGQGDLQGHGGEMRAVLVYQADSYAYWRRHFGRDDLEFGHFGENFTVDGLSDDEVCIGDRYRIGDAEFEVTQPRVTCYRVGMRLGEPSMPSLLVSHHRPGFYLRVITEGEVRAGDEITRVRTGPGALSVAAIDALLYLPDRDPEMIRTALTIEALSPGWQQSFRELAETAGAPGAAAPKPGQEPSGWPGFRRLRVTRIVPESSTVDSIYFVPADGGPLPPARAGQYLTVRVSDAPAPPPVRSYSLSSAPGAESYRISVKREVHGLVSNYLHTRLRPGALLEAAAPRGDFVLDTASERTVVLVSAGIGATPVLAMLHHLAAAKSIRPVWWLHTTRSPDQHAFADEVRELLAALPDAHEHVFYTAPADPRRAPVPSATYGRLTADALAGLGLPADADAYLCGPDAFMTDLRTAFGDLGVPGERVHSELFGTLASINPGVSGASTAAPHQPPGEAGTGPLVTFTRSGLSTPWSPRYGSLLELAEACDVPTRWSCRNGVCHTCTTPLLSGQARYSPEPLEPPAPGDLLICCSDPTTDLVLDL, via the coding sequence ATGGCGACGCTGCTCTCCCTCAATGTCGGAAAGCCCAAGGATGTGTCCTGGAGCGGCAGGACCGTTCACACCGGTATCTGGAAAGCCCCGGTCGAGGGCCCGCGCATGGTGCGACGGCTCAACATCGACGGTGACGGCCAGGGCGATCTGCAGGGCCACGGCGGGGAAATGCGGGCCGTGCTGGTGTATCAGGCGGATTCCTACGCGTACTGGCGCCGGCACTTCGGCCGCGACGATCTGGAATTCGGTCACTTCGGCGAGAATTTCACCGTCGACGGGCTGTCCGACGACGAGGTGTGCATCGGGGACCGCTATCGCATCGGCGACGCGGAATTCGAGGTCACCCAGCCGCGGGTCACCTGTTACCGGGTCGGGATGCGGCTGGGCGAGCCGTCCATGCCGTCGCTGCTGGTCTCCCACCACCGGCCCGGCTTCTACCTCCGGGTCATCACCGAGGGCGAGGTCCGGGCGGGCGACGAGATCACCCGGGTCCGCACCGGCCCCGGCGCGCTGAGCGTCGCCGCCATCGACGCGCTGCTCTACCTGCCGGACCGCGACCCGGAGATGATCAGGACCGCGCTGACCATCGAGGCCCTGAGCCCGGGCTGGCAGCAGTCCTTCCGTGAGCTGGCCGAGACCGCCGGAGCGCCCGGCGCGGCGGCCCCGAAGCCCGGCCAGGAGCCCTCGGGGTGGCCGGGGTTCCGCCGCCTGCGGGTCACCCGCATCGTGCCGGAGAGCAGCACGGTCGACTCGATCTACTTCGTCCCCGCCGACGGCGGTCCGCTGCCGCCTGCCAGGGCGGGCCAGTACCTGACCGTCCGGGTGTCCGACGCGCCCGCGCCGCCGCCGGTGCGCAGTTACTCGCTCTCCTCCGCGCCGGGCGCCGAGAGCTACCGGATCAGCGTCAAGCGCGAGGTCCACGGTCTGGTCAGCAATTACCTGCACACCCGGCTGCGGCCCGGCGCGCTGCTGGAGGCGGCCGCCCCGCGCGGCGACTTCGTGCTGGACACCGCGAGCGAGCGCACCGTCGTGCTGGTCTCGGCCGGGATCGGCGCCACCCCCGTACTCGCGATGCTCCACCATCTGGCGGCGGCGAAAAGCATCCGCCCGGTGTGGTGGCTGCACACCACACGCAGTCCCGACCAGCACGCCTTCGCCGACGAGGTGCGGGAGCTGCTGGCCGCGCTGCCCGACGCGCACGAGCACGTCTTCTACACCGCGCCCGCCGACCCGCGGCGCGCGCCGGTGCCTTCGGCGACGTACGGGCGGCTGACCGCGGACGCCCTCGCCGGGCTGGGCCTGCCGGCCGACGCGGACGCGTATCTGTGCGGGCCCGACGCCTTCATGACCGACCTGCGGACCGCGTTCGGCGATCTCGGTGTGCCCGGCGAGCGCGTCCACAGCGAACTCTTCGGCACGCTGGCCTCGATCAACCCGGGCGTCAGCGGTGCCAGTACCGCCGCACCGCACCAGCCGCCGGGGGAAGCCGGCACCGGCCCGCTGGTCACCTTCACCCGCAGCGGCCTGTCCACCCCGTGGTCACCGCGGTACGGCTCGCTGCTCGAACTGGCCGAAGCCTGCGACGTGCCCACCCGCTGGTCGTGCCGCAACGGCGTCTGCCACACCTGCACCACCCCGCTGCTGTCCGGGCAGGCGCGCTACTCCCCGGAACCGCTCGAACCCCCGGCGCCCGGTGATCTGCTGATCTGCTGCTCCGACCCCACCACCGACCTGGTGCTCGACCTCTGA
- a CDS encoding PhzF family phenazine biosynthesis protein, which yields MNNARTDIDVLRVFCGPAGDHGNALGVVRDGRRFPDEGSRQTLAKELGFSETVFVDDPERGKLEIYTPGLRLPFAGHPLVGAAWLLDVEILELAVGDVFARGDGEFTWITAEAGWAPPRTLRQYGSAQEVDALAVPEPGEWVYAWSWQDEAAGRVRARAFPGRGDGIDEDEATGAAALLLTHRLGRSLNISQGRGSQILTAPGADDTIDIGGRVRLQETVHR from the coding sequence GTGAACAACGCTCGCACCGACATCGACGTGTTGCGTGTCTTCTGCGGTCCCGCCGGCGACCACGGCAACGCCCTCGGCGTCGTCCGTGACGGCCGGCGCTTCCCCGACGAGGGGTCCCGGCAGACGCTCGCCAAGGAACTCGGCTTCAGCGAGACCGTGTTCGTGGACGACCCGGAGCGCGGGAAGCTGGAGATCTACACCCCGGGGCTGCGGCTGCCGTTCGCCGGACATCCGCTGGTCGGCGCGGCCTGGCTGCTGGACGTGGAGATACTCGAACTCGCCGTCGGGGACGTCTTCGCCCGCGGTGACGGCGAGTTCACCTGGATCACCGCCGAGGCCGGCTGGGCGCCGCCGCGCACCCTGCGGCAGTACGGATCCGCGCAGGAGGTCGACGCGCTGGCCGTGCCCGAGCCGGGGGAGTGGGTGTACGCCTGGAGCTGGCAGGACGAGGCGGCCGGCCGGGTCAGGGCCCGGGCGTTCCCCGGCCGCGGCGACGGCATCGACGAGGACGAGGCCACCGGCGCCGCCGCGCTGCTGCTCACCCACCGGCTCGGCCGGTCGCTCAACATCAGCCAGGGCCGCGGCTCACAGATCCTGACCGCCCCGGGCGCCGACGACACGATCGACATCGGCGGCCGGGTCCGGCTCCAGGAGACCGTGCACCGCTGA
- a CDS encoding helix-turn-helix domain-containing protein, translating to MSSLALSRSRFALSPLAETLASMMALDAPYGDPWPAAWYARHHGAFRAALDADPFAGGMVRLLGSTKWLPGHVTPPPAGGMRTALESELPYVAGMSDDQVRAELEKSVAYSWKTHDLDSWLTGRAWAARTADLFRSTWTAHVAPDWPRRRALLERDITYRAGLLAAYGWPRALRQMSRRSAWAGTDAIRFSDHGSPDRVVGEDGMLFVPVAAVSRGTWLCERAPATYALVYPARGSAAASPHPVPGGALGRLIGAGRAAILHELERPGTSSELAAHLQLSLGTVGGHLAVLREAGLVAGTRVGRRVVYRRTEAGDLLAGRTGES from the coding sequence ATGAGTTCCCTGGCCCTGTCGCGGTCCCGGTTCGCCCTGTCGCCGCTTGCCGAGACGCTCGCGTCGATGATGGCTCTGGACGCGCCGTACGGCGACCCGTGGCCGGCCGCCTGGTACGCCCGCCACCACGGTGCCTTCCGCGCCGCCCTCGACGCCGACCCCTTCGCCGGCGGGATGGTGCGACTGCTGGGCTCGACGAAATGGCTGCCCGGTCACGTCACGCCTCCGCCGGCCGGCGGCATGCGCACCGCCCTGGAGAGCGAACTCCCGTACGTGGCGGGCATGTCCGACGACCAGGTACGCGCCGAGCTGGAGAAGTCGGTGGCGTACAGCTGGAAGACCCACGACCTGGACAGCTGGCTGACCGGCCGCGCCTGGGCCGCCAGGACGGCGGACCTGTTCCGCTCCACCTGGACCGCTCATGTCGCCCCCGACTGGCCACGCCGCCGGGCGCTGCTGGAACGGGACATCACCTACCGGGCCGGGCTGCTGGCCGCCTACGGCTGGCCGCGCGCGCTGCGGCAGATGAGCCGCCGCAGCGCCTGGGCCGGCACCGACGCGATCCGCTTCAGCGACCACGGCTCCCCCGACCGCGTGGTCGGCGAGGACGGCATGCTGTTCGTGCCGGTCGCCGCCGTGTCGAGGGGCACGTGGCTGTGCGAGCGCGCGCCGGCGACGTACGCACTGGTCTACCCGGCCCGCGGGTCCGCCGCGGCCTCGCCGCACCCGGTCCCGGGCGGGGCCCTGGGGCGGCTGATCGGCGCAGGCCGCGCGGCGATCCTGCACGAGCTGGAGCGCCCCGGGACCAGCAGCGAACTCGCCGCCCACCTCCAACTGTCGCTCGGCACCGTCGGAGGTCACCTGGCCGTACTGCGCGAGGCAGGTCTCGTGGCCGGCACCAGAGTCGGCCGGCGCGTGGTCTATCGCCGCACCGAGGCCGGTGACCTCCTCGCCGGGCGGACCGGGGAGAGCTGA
- a CDS encoding FAD-binding oxidoreductase: MRGGAPGLVLRVRDAAEVAEALAFARKQPGVPLGVRSGGHGISGRSTNDGGIVIDLSALNTIEVLDEETRRVRIGPGARWMDVATALAPHGWALSSGDYGGVGVGGLATTGGIGWLVREHGLTIDHLRAVDIVLADGTAARASAEENPDLFWAVRGAGANFGIVVAFEFEVDVVGDVAWAQLVFDASDTAQFLESWGAAVEAAPRDLTSSVILGGRRPGQPAYAQVLTVVDSDDPDTVLDRLKPLAAVAPLLDQSIQIVPYATVMAHNVQGGDHQGQGEPHAHSGLIDHITPEFAARAADLIATGATYFFQIRSVGGAVSDVPAGATAYPNRSANFSVASFGTNASGLDEQWERLRHHFDGMYLSFETGRAPELVQQAFPGEALVRLRALKEKYDPDNVFRDNFNILTGDDVTPSP, from the coding sequence ATGCGCGGCGGGGCACCCGGGCTCGTGCTGCGGGTCCGCGACGCGGCCGAGGTGGCGGAGGCGCTCGCCTTCGCCCGTAAGCAGCCCGGGGTCCCGCTCGGCGTCCGCAGCGGCGGCCACGGGATCAGCGGGCGCTCCACCAATGACGGCGGGATCGTCATCGACCTGTCCGCGCTGAACACCATCGAGGTCCTGGACGAGGAGACCCGCAGGGTCCGCATCGGGCCGGGCGCCCGGTGGATGGACGTCGCCACCGCGCTGGCCCCGCACGGCTGGGCGCTCAGCTCCGGCGACTACGGCGGGGTCGGTGTCGGCGGGCTCGCCACCACCGGCGGGATCGGATGGCTGGTACGCGAACACGGACTCACCATCGACCATCTGCGGGCGGTCGACATCGTGCTCGCCGACGGCACGGCGGCCCGGGCGAGCGCGGAGGAGAACCCGGACCTGTTCTGGGCAGTCCGCGGCGCGGGGGCGAACTTCGGGATCGTGGTGGCGTTCGAGTTCGAGGTCGACGTCGTCGGTGACGTGGCCTGGGCGCAGCTGGTCTTCGACGCGAGCGACACCGCGCAGTTCCTGGAGTCCTGGGGCGCCGCGGTCGAGGCGGCGCCGCGCGATCTGACCAGCTCGGTGATCCTCGGCGGCCGGCGGCCCGGGCAGCCCGCGTACGCCCAGGTCCTCACGGTCGTCGACTCCGACGACCCGGACACCGTGCTCGACCGGCTCAAGCCGCTCGCGGCGGTCGCGCCGCTGCTGGACCAGTCGATCCAGATCGTGCCGTACGCGACCGTCATGGCCCACAACGTGCAGGGCGGGGACCATCAGGGGCAGGGCGAGCCGCACGCGCACTCCGGTCTGATCGACCACATCACGCCGGAGTTCGCGGCGCGGGCGGCGGACCTCATCGCCACCGGGGCGACCTACTTCTTCCAGATCCGCTCGGTCGGCGGCGCGGTGTCCGACGTCCCGGCCGGTGCCACCGCGTACCCGAACCGCTCGGCGAACTTCTCGGTCGCCTCCTTCGGCACGAATGCCTCGGGCCTCGACGAGCAGTGGGAGCGGCTGCGCCACCACTTCGACGGCATGTACCTCAGTTTCGAGACCGGCCGCGCACCGGAACTGGTCCAGCAGGCGTTCCCCGGCGAGGCGCTTGTCCGGCTGCGCGCCCTGAAGGAGAAGTACGACCCGGACAACGTCTTCCGCGACAACTTCAACATCCTGACCGGGGACGACGTGACACCGTCCCCCTGA
- a CDS encoding LLM class F420-dependent oxidoreductase has translation MELGLHIADFTWTGGAPRLGADLARAAREAEAAGIARLTVMDHLWQITGVGPTEHEMLEAYTTLGFLAAHTERVLLHTLVTGVVYREPGLLAKQITTLDVLSGGRGGLGIGAAWFEGEAKGLGLPFPPTAERFERLEETLQICLQMWGDDESPYEGKHYRLERTLNVPAPLSSPHPYLLIGGAGERKTLRMVAQYADACNIFGGPEAGHKLDVLREHCQTLGRDYDSIEKTTLLTVNPSTTREDLLTQLNAMRALGFTVTYIFGSEITDPRITIDLLASVLPDIAED, from the coding sequence ATGGAACTCGGGTTGCACATCGCCGACTTCACCTGGACGGGCGGGGCGCCGCGGCTGGGGGCGGACCTGGCGCGGGCGGCACGGGAGGCGGAAGCGGCGGGCATCGCCCGGCTGACCGTGATGGACCACCTGTGGCAGATCACCGGGGTGGGGCCGACCGAGCACGAGATGCTGGAGGCGTACACCACGCTGGGTTTCCTGGCCGCGCACACCGAACGGGTGCTGCTGCACACGCTGGTGACCGGTGTCGTCTACCGGGAGCCGGGGCTGCTGGCCAAGCAGATCACCACCCTGGACGTGCTCTCCGGCGGCCGGGGCGGCCTGGGCATCGGCGCCGCCTGGTTCGAGGGCGAGGCGAAGGGGCTCGGACTGCCGTTCCCGCCCACCGCGGAGCGCTTCGAGCGGCTGGAGGAGACGCTGCAGATCTGTCTGCAGATGTGGGGTGACGACGAGAGCCCCTACGAGGGGAAGCACTACCGGCTGGAACGGACGCTGAACGTGCCCGCGCCGCTCAGCTCGCCGCACCCGTATCTGCTGATCGGCGGCGCCGGGGAGCGCAAGACGCTGCGGATGGTGGCGCAGTACGCCGACGCGTGCAACATCTTCGGCGGCCCGGAGGCCGGGCACAAGCTCGATGTGCTGCGGGAGCACTGCCAGACCCTCGGCAGGGACTACGACAGCATCGAGAAGACCACCCTGCTGACCGTCAACCCCAGCACCACCCGGGAGGACCTGCTCACGCAGCTCAACGCGATGCGGGCGCTCGGATTCACCGTCACCTACATCTTCGGCTCGGAGATCACCGATCCGCGGATCACGATCGACCTGCTCGCCTCCGTCCTGCCGGACATCGCCGAGGACTGA
- a CDS encoding MFS transporter has product MHPPLTPPRPLPPLGTAARGDFRWFLGAQSVSLLGTALAPVALAFAVLDASADPGDLGVVLTARMVPLLVFLLVGGATADRFPRRTVLVTANLGAALTQGGVAALLLTGRYALLPVAVLEFLGGVLAAFTTPALRGIVPHLVPGDRIRQANAVLGSVRNGTKVLGPSLSALLVVAVGGGPAIAFDALTYLLAAGCLTRMSPLARPAGAGRPPGLLTGIRYGWAEYRRIRWVRSVSLCFCVINLVQVGSWQILGPVLTRQADGEAAWGFVLSARGAGLLVMSALMYRLAVRHLLRVVLPAAALGALPLLALGARLPAPWLVAAAFTAGLGSCAAAVGWDTSLQEHVPPHALSRVSSFDDLLSYLAIPVGQLSVGPLAARFGGFRVTAAAGVVLAAAALAPLASAAVRRLPHAQGVQDRPAAATGRDDGAPAGPDRPTRPSRLRRWSGRGGRGPRRGRGRHGGCRC; this is encoded by the coding sequence GTGCACCCACCCCTCACACCGCCCCGGCCCCTCCCGCCGCTCGGAACCGCTGCGCGCGGGGACTTCCGCTGGTTCCTCGGCGCACAGTCGGTGTCGCTGCTCGGCACTGCGCTGGCGCCGGTCGCGCTGGCGTTCGCGGTCCTCGACGCCTCCGCGGACCCCGGCGACCTCGGGGTCGTCCTCACCGCCCGCATGGTGCCGCTGCTGGTGTTCCTCCTGGTGGGAGGCGCCACCGCCGACCGTTTTCCGCGCCGGACGGTGCTGGTGACCGCGAACCTGGGCGCCGCGCTCACCCAGGGCGGCGTGGCCGCGCTGCTGCTGACCGGCCGCTACGCCCTGCTGCCGGTGGCCGTACTGGAGTTCCTGGGCGGTGTGCTCGCCGCCTTCACCACGCCGGCCCTTCGCGGCATCGTGCCGCACCTCGTCCCGGGGGACCGGATCCGGCAGGCGAACGCGGTGCTCGGATCGGTGCGCAACGGCACGAAGGTCCTCGGCCCGAGCCTGTCGGCCCTGCTGGTGGTGGCCGTGGGCGGCGGCCCGGCCATCGCCTTCGACGCGCTGACGTACCTCCTCGCGGCGGGGTGCCTCACCCGGATGTCACCGCTTGCCCGGCCGGCCGGGGCCGGCCGTCCGCCGGGCCTGCTCACCGGCATCAGGTACGGCTGGGCGGAGTACCGCCGCATCCGCTGGGTCCGCTCGGTGTCCCTCTGCTTCTGCGTGATCAATCTGGTGCAGGTCGGCAGCTGGCAGATCCTCGGCCCGGTGCTCACCCGGCAGGCCGACGGCGAGGCGGCCTGGGGGTTCGTGCTCAGTGCCCGCGGCGCGGGTCTGCTGGTGATGAGCGCGCTGATGTACCGGCTCGCGGTCCGGCACCTGTTGCGGGTGGTCCTGCCGGCGGCCGCGCTCGGCGCGCTGCCTCTCCTCGCGCTGGGCGCGCGCCTGCCCGCCCCCTGGCTGGTCGCCGCCGCCTTCACCGCCGGCCTGGGATCCTGCGCGGCGGCCGTCGGCTGGGACACCTCGCTGCAGGAGCACGTCCCGCCGCACGCCCTGTCGCGGGTGTCGTCCTTCGACGACCTGCTGTCCTACCTGGCCATCCCTGTCGGCCAGTTGAGCGTGGGGCCGCTCGCCGCGCGCTTCGGTGGCTTCCGGGTGACCGCGGCGGCCGGCGTCGTGCTGGCCGCCGCGGCGCTGGCCCCGCTGGCTTCCGCCGCGGTGCGCCGCCTGCCCCACGCCCAAGGGGTCCAGGACCGGCCGGCCGCGGCGACCGGCCGCGACGACGGCGCCCCGGCCGGGCCGGACCGGCCTACGCGGCCGTCGCGGCTTCGGCGGTGGAGCGGGCGAGGTGGTCGCGGGCCACGGCGAGGGCGAGGCCGGCATGGCGGGTGCCGGTGCTGA
- a CDS encoding DoxX family protein, whose amino-acid sequence MSDLGKRLDDASPSVLSLYRMVISLLFACHGASTVLGAFGGDGDRPSVGAWPGWWAGLIQLTGGILVFLGIGQTGTRVAAVISSGSMAYAYFTVHQKHAVWPIQNGGELSVVFCWSFLLLAITGPGTWTLSWLMAKATTKTPPGPVTGPVTTHVTTHVTAPITGTETG is encoded by the coding sequence GTGTCAGACCTCGGCAAGAGACTTGACGACGCCAGCCCATCCGTCCTGTCGCTGTACCGCATGGTGATCAGCCTGCTCTTCGCCTGCCACGGAGCCTCGACCGTCCTGGGTGCCTTCGGCGGCGACGGCGACCGGCCGTCCGTCGGCGCCTGGCCCGGCTGGTGGGCAGGCCTGATCCAACTTACCGGCGGCATCCTGGTGTTCCTCGGCATCGGGCAGACCGGCACCCGCGTCGCCGCGGTGATCAGCTCCGGTTCCATGGCCTACGCCTACTTCACCGTCCATCAGAAACACGCGGTGTGGCCGATCCAGAACGGCGGTGAACTCTCGGTCGTCTTCTGCTGGAGCTTCCTGCTGCTCGCCATCACCGGCCCGGGCACGTGGACCCTCTCCTGGCTGATGGCGAAGGCCACCACGAAGACCCCGCCCGGCCCTGTCACCGGCCCTGTCACCACCCACGTCACCACCCACGTCACCGCCCCCATCACCGGTACCGAGACCGGCTGA
- a CDS encoding CGNR zinc finger domain-containing protein, whose amino-acid sequence MNISTGVEDFQSAGFPMGGEPLVALDLADTLITVGDPPADLIAAPAAGAAWWELQARRLPPGPVPEPVAVRRLRTAVREVLDARLEGRAADPAALEDINAAAASAPSSPRLVADGDGLHAGTRWHTEYGGNARLAAIAAEVIALLTSPARAELLRRCANPDCSMLFLAENRRRKWCTANLCGNRIRVARHYDRTHRQEQR is encoded by the coding sequence GTGAACATTAGCACCGGCGTCGAGGACTTCCAGTCCGCCGGCTTCCCCATGGGCGGCGAACCGCTGGTCGCGCTGGACCTCGCGGACACGCTGATCACCGTCGGCGACCCGCCGGCGGACCTGATCGCCGCACCCGCGGCCGGTGCGGCCTGGTGGGAGCTGCAGGCGCGGCGGCTGCCGCCGGGACCGGTGCCGGAACCGGTGGCGGTACGCCGGCTGCGGACGGCCGTGCGCGAGGTGCTCGACGCGCGCCTGGAAGGGCGCGCCGCCGATCCGGCCGCGCTTGAGGACATCAACGCGGCGGCTGCCTCGGCCCCGAGCAGCCCGCGCCTGGTGGCGGACGGGGACGGGCTGCACGCCGGGACCCGCTGGCACACCGAGTACGGCGGGAACGCCCGGCTCGCCGCGATCGCCGCCGAGGTGATCGCTCTGCTGACCTCCCCGGCCCGCGCCGAGCTGCTGCGGCGGTGCGCCAACCCGGACTGCTCGATGCTCTTCCTCGCCGAGAACCGGCGCCGCAAGTGGTGCACGGCCAACCTCTGCGGCAACCGGATCCGCGTCGCCCGGCACTACGACCGCACCCACAGGCAGGAGCAGCGATGA
- a CDS encoding winged helix-turn-helix transcriptional regulator produces MISDWQHIDDEECRRATSAMELVGKRWTSGVLLAATRGAERFTEFMAMIPGLSDRLLTLRLGELQAAGLMEREVIPSTPVQVRYHLTDRGRDLMESLAPLVQYGQRWADRHEPQPQ; encoded by the coding sequence GTGATTTCCGACTGGCAGCACATCGACGACGAGGAATGCCGCCGCGCGACGTCCGCGATGGAACTGGTGGGCAAGCGGTGGACCTCCGGCGTCCTGCTCGCGGCGACCCGCGGCGCCGAGCGCTTCACGGAGTTCATGGCGATGATCCCCGGGCTCTCCGACCGCCTGCTCACGCTGCGCCTCGGCGAACTGCAGGCGGCCGGGCTCATGGAGCGGGAGGTGATCCCGTCCACCCCGGTCCAGGTCCGCTACCACCTGACCGACCGGGGCCGTGACCTCATGGAGTCCCTGGCGCCGCTGGTGCAGTACGGCCAGCGCTGGGCTGACCGGCACGAGCCGCAGCCGCAGTGA
- a CDS encoding pyridoxamine 5'-phosphate oxidase family protein, whose amino-acid sequence MSSRGFHEGEREVQRRAGVEHDAARLEGMLRPALLTGGAAAFLAQRDLAVLTGRDRAGQLWVSALPGHPGFLDGSGTTLRVGTVPVGGDPLHDLPAGQEVGLLAIDLSLRRRVRVNGTLTGVGADGLEIDAEQAYGNCPQYIQRRDLRLGAEPGPPPGTASRAPGFTAGRTRLITAADTFFLGTSHPTRGADASHRGGSPGFVRIDGDDLWWPDYAGNNMFNSLGNLAVDPAAALLFIDFGTGSALQLSGTAALEFTAPGAPGDDGGTGRRVRFHPERFAGTALPLRGAPGVGYSPYNPPLAG is encoded by the coding sequence ATGAGCAGCAGGGGATTCCACGAGGGCGAACGCGAGGTCCAGCGCCGGGCCGGCGTCGAACACGACGCCGCCCGCCTCGAAGGCATGCTCCGGCCGGCCCTGCTCACCGGGGGCGCGGCCGCCTTCCTGGCACAGCGGGACCTGGCCGTCCTGACCGGCCGCGACCGTGCCGGGCAGCTGTGGGTCTCGGCCCTGCCGGGACACCCGGGCTTCCTCGACGGTTCCGGTACGACCCTGAGGGTGGGCACCGTCCCGGTGGGAGGCGACCCGCTGCACGACCTGCCGGCCGGCCAGGAGGTCGGGCTGCTGGCCATCGACCTCTCCCTGCGCCGCCGGGTGCGGGTCAACGGGACACTGACCGGCGTCGGCGCCGACGGCCTGGAGATCGACGCGGAGCAGGCGTACGGCAACTGCCCGCAGTACATCCAGCGGCGTGATCTCCGGCTCGGCGCGGAGCCCGGCCCGCCGCCGGGGACGGCTTCCCGCGCCCCGGGATTCACCGCCGGCCGGACCCGCCTCATCACCGCCGCCGACACCTTCTTCCTCGGCACCAGCCACCCGACCCGCGGCGCCGACGCCTCGCACCGCGGCGGCTCCCCCGGCTTCGTCCGGATCGACGGCGACGACCTGTGGTGGCCCGACTACGCGGGCAACAACATGTTCAACAGCCTGGGCAACCTCGCGGTGGATCCCGCGGCGGCGCTGCTCTTCATCGACTTCGGCACCGGGAGCGCGCTGCAGCTGTCCGGGACCGCGGCGCTGGAGTTCACCGCCCCCGGCGCCCCGGGCGACGACGGCGGGACCGGCCGGCGGGTCCGCTTCCACCCGGAGCGGTTCGCCGGCACCGCGCTCCCGCTGCGCGGCGCGCCCGGCGTCGGTTATTCGCCGTACAACCCGCCCCTGGCGGGCTGA